One part of the Canis lupus dingo isolate Sandy chromosome 14, ASM325472v2, whole genome shotgun sequence genome encodes these proteins:
- the LOC112674921 gene encoding LOW QUALITY PROTEIN: protein BUD31 homolog (The sequence of the model RefSeq protein was modified relative to this genomic sequence to represent the inferred CDS: deleted 1 base in 1 codon), with amino-acid sequence MPKVKRSRKAPPDGWELMEPTLDELDQKMREAETESHEGKREVESQPIFRIHHQKSCYIFDFFYKRKALSRELYEYCIKEGYADKNLIAKKKKQGYENVCCLRCIQTWDTNFGMNCICRVPKSKLEVGQIIECTHCSCQGCSG; translated from the exons ATGCCTAAAGTCAAAAGAAGCCGGAAAGCTCCCCCAGATGGTTGGGAGTTGATGGAGCCAACACTGGATGAATTAGATCAAAAGATGAGAGAAGCTGAAACAGAATCTcatgagggaaagagggaagtgGAATCTCAGCCTATCTTCAGGATCCACCACCAGAAAAGCTGCTATATTTTTGACTTCTTTTATAAGCGGAAAGCCTTAAGCAGAGAACTGTATGAATATTGTATTAAAGAAGGCTATGCTGATAAAAACCTgatcgca aaaaaaaaaaagcaggggtatGAGAATGTATGCTGTCTGCGCTGCATTCAGACATGGGACACCAATTTTGGGATGAACTGCATTTGCCGGGTCCCCAAAAGCAAGCTGGAAGTGGGCCAGATCATCGAGTGCACACACTGCAGCTGCCAGGGCTGCTCTGGCTGA